The following proteins are encoded in a genomic region of Poecilia reticulata strain Guanapo linkage group LG11, Guppy_female_1.0+MT, whole genome shotgun sequence:
- the cldn35 gene encoding claudin-4: MVNTGMQLISFTCAVTGWIMAIAVTALPQWKVSAFIGSNILTSEMKWEGIWMNCVYQTTGHMQCKTYDSMLALPPDIQAARALMCLAIFMGWLSCTVSCCGMKCTTCAGDDRRAKAGIALAGGVLFILTGLCVLIPVSWTANTVVQDFYNPNVPIMHKRELGQAIYLGWAAAVILMISGAVLSSTCPLMERGGRYRRGYIGRSFANSPAPEPPKPITSNSLPMKEYV; this comes from the coding sequence ATGGTGAACACGGGGATGCAGCTGATCAGCTTCACCTGCGCGGTGACGGGCTGGATCATGGCCATCGCCGTGACGGCGCTGCCGCAGTGGAAGGTGTCGGCGTTCATCGGGAGCAACATCCTGACGTCGGAGATGAAGTGGGAGGGAATCTGGATGAACTGCGTGTACCAGACCACCGGACACATGCAGTGCAAGACCTACGACTCCATGCTGGCGCTGCCGCCCGACATCCAGGCGGCGCGCGCCCTCATGTGCCTCGCCATCTTCATGGGCTGGCTGTCCTGCACCGTGTCCTGCTGCGGCATGAAGTGCACCACCTGCGCCGGCGACGACCGCCGCGCCAAGGCCGGCATCGCGCTGGCCGGCGGCGTGCTCTTCATCCTGACGGGGCTGTGCGTCCTCATCCCCGTCTCCTGGACCGCCAACACCGTGGTGCAGGACTTCTACAACCCCAACGTTCCCATCATGCACAAGCGGGAGCTGGGCCAGGCCATCTACCTGGGCTGGGCCGCCGCCGTCATCCTGATGATCAGCGGCGCCGTCCTGAGCAGCACCTGCCCGCTGATGGAGCGCGGCGGCCGCTACCGCCGAGGGTACATCGGCAGGAGCTTCGCCAACTCGCCGGCGCCGGAGCCACCGAAGCCCATCACCTCCAACAGCCTGCCGATGAAGGAGTACGTGTag
- the LOC103473038 gene encoding probable thiopurine S-methyltransferase, with amino-acid sequence MLEQQADRVMELSEWSQRWQEDKIGFHQPEVHSMLKMNYEAVVNGRGGVRWFFPLCGKAVDMKWLADLGHSVVGVEISEMAIRQFFQENNMTFSEEDVPAVPGAKVFQNSEGTVSLYQCDLFSFSSAVAGQFGAIWDRGSLVAINPRDRDRYAALIVSLMAPDCRYLLDTLLYNPELYKGPPFFVPDEQVQSLFGSRCDVKLLQSVDAMTDRQRAWGLDALTENVHLLTLKAAN; translated from the exons ATGCTGGAGCAGCAGGCCGACCGGGTCATGGAGCTGTCGGAGTGGAGCCAGCGCTGGCAGGAGGACAAGATCGGCTTCCATCAGCCGGAGGTCCACAG CATGCTGAAGATGAACTACGAGGCGGTGGTGAACGGACGGGGCGGCGTCCGGTGGTTCTTCCCTCTGTGTGGGAAAGCTGTGGACATGAAGTG GTTGGCGGATCTGGGTCACTCGGTGGTCGGCGTGGAGATTTCAGAGATGGCCATCAGACAGTTCTTCCAGGAGAACAACATGACGTTCAGCGAGGAGGACGTCCCCGCCGTCCCTGGAGCCAAAGTCTTCCAG aACTCGGAGGGGACCGTGTCCCTGTACCAGTGCGACCTGTTCAGCTTCTCCAG cgCCGTGGCGGGTCAGTTCGGGGCGATCTGGGACAGAGGCTCTCTGGTGGCCATCAACCCCCGGGACAGGGACCG GTACGCGGCTCTGATCGTCTCCCTGATGGCTCCAGACTGCAGATACCTGCTGGACACGCTGCTCTACAATCCAGAGCTCTATAAAG GTCCTCCGTTCTTCGTCCCGGATGAACAGGTCCAGAGTTTGTTTG GCAGCAGATGTGACGTGAAGCTGCTGCAGTCCGTGGACGCAATGACAGACCGACAGAGGGCCTGGGGTCTGGACGCTCTGACGGAAAACGTCCACCTCCTCACCCTGAAGGCGGCCAACTGA